A DNA window from Streptomyces canus contains the following coding sequences:
- a CDS encoding AraC family transcriptional regulator, with amino-acid sequence MSNTRQRAIRPTLSAPTRAQHLAAGARIDAHRHDDHQIVYAGSGVLAVTTDAGTWFAPGTRAIWVPAGTAHSHRAHGRLDLHLVGLPADDNPLGLDAPTVLAVGPLLRELILAYTRDPADDSPERHRLLAVLRDQLRASPQQPLLLPTPTDPRLAEVCALVHADPADPRTLAALGAAIGASERTLSRLFRGEFGMTFPQWRTQSRLYHALRMLADDVPVTTVAHRCGWSSASAFIDVFHRSFGYTPGTHSRRSR; translated from the coding sequence ATGTCGAACACCCGCCAAAGGGCGATTCGCCCCACGCTTTCGGCGCCCACGCGCGCCCAGCACCTCGCCGCAGGCGCACGCATCGACGCCCACCGGCACGACGACCACCAGATCGTCTACGCGGGCTCCGGCGTCCTCGCGGTCACCACCGATGCCGGCACCTGGTTCGCGCCCGGTACCCGCGCCATCTGGGTTCCCGCGGGCACCGCCCACTCCCACCGCGCCCACGGCCGGCTCGACCTGCACCTGGTCGGCCTCCCCGCCGACGACAACCCACTTGGTCTGGACGCCCCTACCGTCCTCGCCGTCGGCCCGCTGCTGCGCGAGCTGATCCTCGCCTACACCCGCGACCCCGCCGACGACAGCCCCGAACGCCACCGCCTGCTCGCCGTCCTGCGCGACCAGCTGCGCGCCTCGCCCCAGCAGCCCCTGCTGCTGCCCACCCCCACCGATCCCCGCCTGGCCGAGGTCTGCGCGCTCGTCCACGCCGACCCCGCCGACCCGCGCACCCTGGCCGCCCTCGGCGCCGCGATCGGGGCCTCGGAACGCACCCTCAGCCGACTGTTCCGCGGCGAGTTCGGCATGACCTTCCCGCAGTGGCGCACTCAGTCGCGGCTCTACCACGCCCTGCGCATGCTGGCCGACGACGTCCCCGTCACAACCGTCGCCCACCGCTGCGGCTGGTCCTCCGCGAGCGCTTTCATCGACGTCTTCCACCGCTCCTTCGGCTACACCCCGGGCACCCACAGCCGTCGTTCCCGGTAA
- a CDS encoding DoxX family protein — MSRSPRSPLLLAGLLATAGVTHFAAPRPYDATIPRALPGTPRTWTYASGAVELALAAGLALPKTRRTAALATAAFFVGVFPANVKMAADWRHRPAPLKAAALGRLPLQLPLVLWARSIAKNGEGQG, encoded by the coding sequence GTGTCACGGTCCCCACGCTCACCCCTGCTGCTCGCCGGCCTGCTGGCCACCGCGGGCGTCACCCACTTCGCCGCACCACGTCCGTACGACGCCACCATCCCGCGAGCCCTGCCCGGCACGCCCCGGACCTGGACCTACGCGAGCGGTGCCGTGGAGCTCGCGCTCGCCGCCGGTCTGGCGCTGCCGAAGACCCGGCGGACCGCCGCGCTCGCCACGGCCGCCTTCTTCGTCGGGGTGTTCCCCGCCAACGTCAAGATGGCCGCCGACTGGCGCCACCGGCCCGCACCGCTGAAGGCGGCGGCCCTCGGACGGCTGCCGCTGCAGCTGCCGCTCGTGCTGTGGGCACGCAGCATCGCGAAGAACGGGGAGGGCCAGGGATGA
- a CDS encoding peroxiredoxin codes for MSKAMETGDTVEDFELPDETGTSRKLSELLADGPVVLFFYPAALTAGCTAEACHFRDLAAEFAAAGARPVGISGDTVERQQEFAGRHTLGMPLLSDVDGKIRELFGVKRGFSLAPTKRVTFVIAQDRTVLEVVRSELRMNTHADRALEALRAHRQ; via the coding sequence ATGAGCAAGGCGATGGAGACCGGTGACACCGTCGAGGACTTCGAGCTGCCGGACGAGACCGGCACCAGCCGCAAGCTGTCCGAGCTGCTCGCCGACGGCCCGGTCGTCCTCTTCTTCTACCCCGCCGCCCTGACCGCCGGCTGCACCGCGGAGGCCTGCCACTTCCGCGACCTCGCCGCCGAGTTCGCCGCGGCCGGCGCCCGGCCGGTGGGCATCAGCGGCGACACCGTCGAACGCCAGCAGGAGTTCGCCGGACGGCACACCCTCGGCATGCCCCTGCTGTCCGATGTCGACGGCAAGATACGCGAGCTCTTCGGTGTCAAGCGAGGCTTCTCCCTGGCTCCCACCAAACGTGTCACCTTCGTCATCGCCCAGGACCGTACGGTTCTGGAGGTCGTCCGCAGCGAGCTGCGCATGAACACCCACGCCGACCGCGCCCTCGAAGCCCTGCGCGCACACCGGCAGTGA